The window ACTGTACGTCCGGGGAGAGTATCAGCACGCTCCGTCTGCTGTCGGATACTCTCAAGATCTGGCGAACGAATTGGCCTTCATCGACGAGATCGCATACACCGGGCCGTTAAAGACGACTCCCTTGGATCCGATCCTGGAGCAGAACCCTTTCCGCCTGGTAGAGGCATACGCTTCCGTACATCTGCTCGGCCACGAGATCTCCGGTGGCAAGAGCGATCATTGGTTTGGCCCCGCTGCCGGTAGTTCGATGGCATGGAGCAATAACGCCGAAAACACTTATTCGTTTCAAATCGACCGCGTCGAGCCTCTCAATATTAAATTTCTCTCCAAGTTGCTCGGCCCTGTGCGATACGACTTCTTCGTAGGAAGCTTGAAGGGGCACATGGTTCCCCGCGATCCATGGGTACACTCGGCGATGTTCTCGTTTCGTCCGACAGACAACCTGGAGTTCACCTTCCAGCGAACGGTTATCTGGGGCGGGGCGGGCCATGCTCCGATTACGATACACACTTTCCTTCACAGCTTCTTCGATACCAATGACACGGCGGGAGACGAAAAGTACTCCCGCAATGATCCCGGCGCCAGGTTCAGCGACTTCAGCCTCTCGTATCGATTGCCGTTGATGCGCCGTTACATGTCCTTTTATGTGGATTCGATCTCGCATGATGATGTGACGCCGATCAGCGCGCCTCGACGAGCTTCCTACCGAACGGGACTTTATCTCTCCCAGATTCCGAAGCTGAATAAGTTTGATCTCAGGGTAGAGGCAGTGTCGACGGATCCAGCCGTCGGGCCAGCCGTAAGGGGACAGTTCGCCTACTGGGAGATCGTCCAGCTCCAAGGATACACAAGCAATGGCATCATCATGGGCGACTGGATTGGCCGCGAAGCAAAGGGAGGGCAGGCCTGGTTAACCTACCACTTATCCGGAAATGAGTGGATTCAGCTCGAATATCTGAACAAGAAGACACCATTCAACTTCATCCCCGACGGAACGACGCAAAATCAGTTCAAAGTCAACGTGGTTAAACGCCTCGGGCGAGAGATCGAGTTGAACGCGTGGTACCAATACGAAGGTTGGAAGGCCCCAATCTACAAGCCGGGGCTGCAGAAAGACAATGCATTCTCCGTCCAGCTGACGTGGTATCCAAAGTTGCGAACGTATCCGGAGCAGCGTTAGCCAAAGGGCTGACTATACCAGCGAAGCGATGCAGCTCCTGAAATATTCGAGCGAATTTTCCAGACCCTGCCGCAGCTTGACCTTTGGCTCCCAGCCAAGAAGGGTCCTCGCCTTGGTAATGTCAGGACGGCGTCGTGTCGGGTCATCCTGTGGCAAAGGCTTGAGAATGATCTCCGACTTGGATCCGGTAACATCAAGGATCTCGCGAGCGCACTCCAGGATGGTCCACTCAACAGGATTGCCAATGTTCACAGGTAGATGCTCCTGCGAACGGGATAAGAGCACGATGCCCTCGATGAGGTCGGAGACGTAGCAAAAGCTACGCGTCTGCGACCCGTCTCCATAGATAGTCAGTGGTTCACCGCGCAGTGCCTGCACCATAAGATTGGAGATGACGCGACCGTCGTTGGCTTGAAGCCGTGGACCGTATGTATTAAAGATGCGGACGAGGTGGGTGTCCACGCCGTGATAACGGTGATAGGCCATTACCGTAGCTTCGGAGAAGCGCTTCGCTTCGTCATAGACCGAACGTGGACCAATCGGATTGACGTTTCCCCAATAGGACTCCACCTGGGGATGCACTTCGGGATCACCGTAGCACTCGGAGGTAGAGGCATGAAGATATCCGGCGCCATATTTGCGTGCGATCTCGAGTGTGTTGATGGTGCCTGCCGACCCCACCAGCAGCGTCTCAACCCCGAGACGGGTGTAGTCGACAGGGCTTGCAGGCGATGCGAAGTTGAAGACGAAATCTACCTTGCCGACATCGAACGGCTGGCAGATGTCCAACTCGCGAAGGTTGAAGCGGCTCTCGCTCTTGAGGTGGCTCAGATTGGCGACGTTACCAGTGCTCAGGTTGTCGACACCGATGACAGAGTTTCCTTCAGCAAGCAATAAGTCGCATAGATGCGAACCAAGAAAACCTGCGGCTCCTGTGACAAGAATCATTCGAGACATTCTTGATTACCTTTCGTAAGCTGAAGTACCTGTCCTCGGCGGTAGTCCTCAATGAGACAGAGAGACAAGGTTGCACGTGGATGAGAACCACGAGATCGTTATCGAAGCGCGTGTTAGCTGTGAGCGGATAATGCAGGAGATAAATCTCTTACCGGATACGCTGCAGGTCTGCCGATACTGAGATAGGTAAACCCGTGCTTCACCATCGTAGGCGGATCATACATATTGCGGCCGTCGATAATAATTGGATACCGAAGGGTCTTGTTGAGTTGGCCCAGATCAAGCGAGGCAAACTCAGCCCAATCCGTCAGGATGAGAAGAGCGTCAGCGTCTTCTGCTGCGGCGTAAGCATCGCTTACATAGCGAAGGCTTCGACTGGCAGGAAGAACCTCCTCCGTTCGTTTCATCGCAGCAGGATCGTATGCAGTAACCGAGCAGCCCTCTGCAAGAAGCATCTCCACAACTTCGATCGCGGGTGATTCGCGGATATCGTCGGTCTCGCCCTTGAACGCCAGGCCGAGAACGCCGATTCGCTTGCCGCGAAGAGTCCACAGAGCGGAGCGCACTTTGTTGAGGAATCGCTTCTTCTGCTGGCTGTTTATCTTTTCGACCTCGGTGAGCAGATTGAAGTCAATACCGAGTTGCTCTGCGACCGAGCGAAAAGCCGCTACATCTTTGGGAAAGCAGGAGCCACCATAACCGATGCCGGGACGAAGAAACCGCGGTCCAATGCGGGTGTCGAGGCCCATGCCGCGGGCAACCTGCTCCACGTTTGCGTTGGTCGCTTCGCAGAGATTCGAGACCGCGTTGATGAACGAGATCTTCAACGCAAGAAAGGCATTGGAGGCATGTTTGATAATCTCCGCACTCTTGGTCGAGGTCATCAGAAGCTCCGGCGGTTCGGACTCATTGCAGACGCCCTCGATCGCGTTGGCGCGGGTGTAGTAGGCGCCGCTGGTCAGAGGACGATAGATTCTCTGGAGAACCTCTGCCGCGCGGTCGCTGTCGGCGCCGACCACGATGCGATCAGGGTGAAGGAAGTCGCAGACCGCTGTTCCCTCACGCAGAAATTCGGGATTGGAAACGACATCGAACAGGTGCCGCGCTACCCCGTTGCGCTCCATCGAGCGTGTAACCCACTCGTTGGTGTAAACAGGCACTGTACTTTTTTCGACGATCACCTTATAGCTGGTGAGCGAACGGGCAATCTCGCAGGCAACCGCTTCAACGTACGACAGGTCCGCATCGCCTGCCTCGCTTTGCGGGGTGCCCACAGCGATAAAGATGGCTTCGCACTCGCGAGTGGCCTCGGCGAGATCGGTCATGAAACGAACTTTAGTGTTACGGTATTTCCCCAACAGCTCAGGAAGGAAGTTTTCGTGAATAAGAGAGTCACCTCCCTGGAGAGCGGCAACTTTACGCTCATCATTATCCACACAAATGACATCGTGGCCCATCTCTGCAAAACAAACAGCAGCTACAAGACCCACGTAACCAGATCCAACAACCGCAATCTTAACGTCTTCCGTCATATTTTCCTGGACCCTCCGAGTTCAGAATAGCCGAAGTTTGGACAATAACCGATAGCTTATGGAATCATGTGTACTTTTTGACTCCATACCCCTTTCGTGTCATCTAATCTTTCTTCCTGATCGCGCACTCGGGTAGACTAGGGGCAATGGGTTCTCAAAATACGCAGCCGCCTCTTGTGGGTGTTCCGGAGTCGAACCAGGCAGGGTTCAGCACGACCGTTACAGATACAACATTGTCCGAAGCGCTGATTGTGCTGCGGAAACGTAAGTTGATCTTAATCATTGCCGTGCTGCTTGGGCTTGTCTATGGAATCTATACGGCAGAATCGCAACCCAAACTCTACGAAGCATACGGCCGGATTCAGGTAAGGTCGGGATCATCCAACGAATACAGAGTCAACCCTATCCAGGGCGCGGGCGGCGACTACAACTCGAAGATGTTGACCGAGATTGAGATTCTGAAGAGCGATTCCCTGATGTTAAAGGTGTGTCGCGACCTCGATCTGTCCAACAACCGTGACTTTGTCGAGGAGAAGGGACCTCTTCCCCACACCTCGTTGGACGATGGCGAGACCAGGCAGATCACGGTTCATCGTCTTCAAAGTAATCTGCATGTCACCCTGGTTAATAAAACCGATATCATTCGCATCAGTTACAGCAGCCTGAACCCGAAGCTTTCTGCTGACATCGTCAATAAAGTCATCTCGGAATATATTCAGCGCAGCTACCAGACTCGGTTTGCCTCCTCACAACAGGTTTCCGTCTGGCTCTCCGGCACTCTTCAGGACTTGAAGCAACAGGTGGAGACATCGCAGGAACAGATGATGGACCTGCAACGCCGGCTGGGCATTCTGGGTTTTGATCCCACGCACAATCAGATCAGCGCTTCTCTGGACGACCTTGCGAAAGCAGCGGGAGCCGCCAAGCTGGCGCGAATCATAGCCGAAGCACGGTACCGCGTTATCAACGGAATGGATCCGAATACGATCGAAGGTTCGATCGAGACGACCCCGGGAACTGCCACCGGAGAACTCAGCGGATTACGCACACAGCTTGCTGCCTCCAAAGCGAACTATGCAACGTTGGAGTCATCGCTTGGACCAAACCATCCTCAATCGAAGGCCCTGAAGGCTCAGATCGATGAGTACACCAAAGAGATTGATCAGGAACAGAATCGCCTGATCGTGCAGGCAAAAGAAAACTACGTCATCGCGCGTGCGAACGAAGATCAAACCACTGCCGCTCTCGAGGCGCAGAAGTCAGATGCATACAAGCTTCGAGATCAGCTCGTGGAGTACACGCTGCGTGAGCGTGAGTTCGAGGCAAATCGCACCTTGTACGACAGTCTCCAGCAACGTCTTCGGACTGCGAGCGTCCAGTCGGGTCTGGAATCGTTGGAGATCGACGTTGTCGATCAAGCGTTGCCGCCTGCAAAGCCGGTTTTGCGTCCTCAGTCGACGGTCATTCTTACTGCGCTTGTCTTCAGTCTGCTGGCGGGCATCATTCTGGCCTTCCTTATGGAGAGTCTGGACACCGGACTACGCAGCATCGCGGAGATCGAAAGCATCACCGAGCTTCCATCACTGGCCATCATTCCGCGGGCACGTCGCTCTTCTGTCGACCAGGCAGGAACCCTGACCACCGCCCAACGAAATATCGGTATATTGACTCAGCCGAAGTCTCAGTTTGCAGAAGCCTTCCGCTCCTTGCGAACCTCGCTGCTGCTATCGAATACCACGCATCCGCCCAAGTACATTGTGCTGACCAGTGCCACGCCGTCTGAAGGCAAGACGACAGCAGCAAGCAATCTAGCCGCGATCCTCGCACAGCGAGACACACGTGTCCTGCTGATCGACGGAGACCTTCGCCGGCCGAACGTTCATCACCGGTTTGGTTTGAACGGCAAGATCGGCCTAACGACTGTGCTGACCGGAGCGACTACGTTGGAGGACACCGTTCAACGCGTTCCCGAGATTCCGAACCTCGACATTCTCCCCAGCGGCCCGGTTCCGCCTTTCCCGACAGAGATGTTGAGTTCCGCCGCGATGGACGCCATCCTGAAGCGCTGCGGAGAGATCTACAACTACATTGTCATCGACTCCCCACCAATTCTCTCCGTCACCGACGGTGTCATCCTGGCACGCCAGGCAGACGCTGTAGTGCTCGTGGTCCGTCACGGCAAATCAAGTAAACATGTCGTCCGCAGAGCTCGGGATCTGCTGCTGCGCTCTGGTGCTGCCATCACCGGCATCGTCCTCAACGCGGTCGATCTCAACTCGCCGGAGTACTACGGATACTACGGGTATTCGGGCTACTCCTATGCAAGCGTGGACTCTGATAGCTGGGAGTCGAAGACGCCCGCCGCAGCCGATAAGAACGAGTCCGGGGAGACAGAGCGATGAAGCAGGAAAAAAAATATCTCCGGATCGATCTGGCACCGCGGCTTATGCAGCGTCTTCTCGGCAGGAAAGTGTGGATTGCGTTCGCCATCGTTCTTCTATCAGCCGCAGCCTGCCCTGTTGCGGAGGCACAGTTCAGCGGCCCCGCGCTTGGGATCGACACACAGGTCAATCCGCCACTGACAATAACGACGGATCCCGCTATCCTGTTTCCGTCAAAACGAGACATCTACTTAGGCGACGGGGACCTCATCTCGGTCCATCTTTTCGCCAACGCAGACTATGCGCCAACCGTCCGCGTCGGCCTCGATGGCGTGATCCAACTGCCGCTGATTGGCAACGTTCAGGTGCAGGGACTGACCCTCAATCAAGCTCAGGATCTCATCGCGGACAAGCTCAAGGCCGCGGAGATGTTCCGCGATCCTCAAGTGTCGATTCAAATCATGGAGTCGCCAAATCAAGTCTGCACCGTCATCGGTGAGCTTCATGGCGTCGTTCCTATCCTCGGCGAAAGACGCCTGTTCGACGTCCTGGCTGCAGTCGGCGGAGGCAGCGGCGGAGGTATCGGGGTCACAACGATCGTGGTCGGCGGCGGCGGCCTGCCCTCTACCGCAAGCCACATCATTACGATCAACCGTTACGGTGCGGCACAGCCAATCGTTGTCGATCTCGGAACGGATCCAGCCAAGAGTGCGATGGCAAACATACCAATCTTCCCGCGCGACACCATCGTCGTGCCGCGAGTCGGTGTGGTTTACATGCTTGGAGCGTTCAAGACACAGGGAGCAATCCCGCTGCAACAAAACTCACCGATCACATTGATGAAGGTCACCGCGCTAGCAGGCGGAAACCTCTTTGAAGGAAGTTCGGGCGATCTTCGAATCATTCGCACGACCGGGCTCACTCGGCAGGTGGTACGCGTCGACCTCAAACGGATCATCCGTGGCCAGGACCCCGACCCAGTATTGCAGGCAGAAGACATCGTCTTCCTGCCGACAAATCCGATGAAGGCTGCAATCAGTTCGGGCGGAGTTTCCACACTGTTGGGCATCGCATCGATCTTGATTTTAGCCATCCAACAACGCTAGCTGTGAAACCAACCACGCACGCAATCTTCAAGGTTCGCGGCAGCTACGATAAGGCAGAGGCCACCTCTGTCGGAAATGGGCAATCGGTTGAAAAAGAAGATAAGGCTGGCCTATTTAGTAAGCCATCCCATTCAATACCAGGCTCCTCTGCTGCGGCGAATCGCACAAGAGCCTGATATCGATCTGACAGTCTTCTTCGGCTCCGATTTTTCCGTTCGCGGCTACCAGGACAAAGGCTTCGGCGTTGACGTGAAGTGGGACGTGCCTCTTCTCGATGGATACCGCCATCAATTTCTCCCCGTACTGCGTGACAACGGAACCCAGACGGTAACGACCCCCCTGAACTACGGCATCTTCAGAGCTCTTCGCGGAACAGCAGCGGAGCACCCGTTCGACGTGCTGTGGGTGCACGGCTACTCAACGGTGAACGCTCTGCACGCGATCCTTGCGGCCAACGCGCTCGGCATTCCAGTTCTCGTCCGCGCCGAATCCCGATCTACCAACCAGAAGCAGAACATCATCAAGCGCAGCGCAAAACGCATCTTCTTCAGAGCTCTGAAGGGTCTGATTGATGGCGTTCTACCCATCGGAACGCTTAATGCGGCCTACTGGCGTTACTATCTGGGCGACGATCTTCCCCAGTTTCTGATGCCGTATGCAGTCGACAATCACTACTTTCAGAGTCGCAGCCAAGAGGCCGTAGCCGGCCGCGAGGCTCTTCAACGCGAACTGGATCTCGACCCATCGCGCCCCGTAATTCTCTTCGCTTCAAAGCTGCAAACGCGCAAGCGTTGTCAGGATCTCGTCGACGCCTATCTCAATCTGTGTCCAGGCGAGGACGTTGCGCCTCACCCCTATCTGGTAATCGTGGGCGACGGAGAGGAACGGTCCAACCTGGAAGAGCGGGTAAAACAGAGTGGCACCAGCGGGGTCCGTTTCTGCGGCTTTCGCAATCAATCAGAGCTGCCGAGGTTCTTCGATCTCGCAACAGTGTTTGTCTTGCCTTCGCTGGACGAGCAGTGGGGCCTGATCGTGAATGAGGTGATGAACGCCGGCCGTGCCGTGATCGTCTCCGACGACGTCGGATGCCAGCCCGACCTGATTGCGGATGGCGTTGAAGGATGCGTCTTTCCCGCAGGCAATGTCGCAGCGCTGACCGAAGCTTTGCGTAGAACAATCACATCGCCTGCGACGGCGAGTGCCATGGGACAGCGTGGATTGGAAAGGATTCAGACGTGGAGCTATGAGGAGGATATACGTGGTCTTCGGCAAGCGATTGCGACGACGACGCGGGGGCTGCTTGCTTGATCCTATGCGTAGTATGTTCTCGCCTCAAGAGCAAATCTGGCTGCTATGCTTAATGGCGGTGATCGAAGGCTGATGCGAATTCTGCACATCATTGGAACCCTGAACCCGGAGGCTGGCGGACCGACGGAGTCCGTCCGGGTTCTGCTGAGCTATGGCCCAATCGGCTATACCGGCGAAGTCGTCACGCTCGACGATCCGGACGCGCCATACCTGAGAGACTTTGCTTTTCCCGTGCATGCCCTCGGCCCCACAAACACTACCTATGGATTCAACTCGAAACTGCTTCCCTGGTTGAAAAATAATCGGCACCGCTTTGACGGCGTCGTGGTGAACGGTCTTTGGCAGTACTGCGGATTCGCCGCATGGCGAACTCTGGCCGGCAATACGCCCTATGTAGTCTTTACCCACGGCATGCTGGATCCGTACTTCAAACACGCCTTCCCGTTGAAGCACATCAAGAAGTGGCTCTACTGGGTTCCGTTCGAATACTGGATTCTGCGTGGCGCCTATCGTGTCCTCTTTACCTCGAAGGCCGAAAAACGGCTGGCCGAGCAGAGCTTCTGGATACATCGTTGGAACGCCTACGTCGTGCCCTATGGCGCCAGCGGACCGACGGGCGACCCCGAGGTTCAGATGCGGGCTTTCTTCACAAAGTGTCCCCAGGCAAAAGGGAAACGCTTCCTGCTCTTTCTCGGGCGCATCCATCGCAAGAAAGGTTGCGACCTTCTCATCGACGCGTTCGCCAAGGTTGCCGCCACCGATCCAGATCTCTATCTCGTCATGGCTGGCCCTGATTCTCAGAACTGGAGTGCGAAGCTGAAGTCCACAGCTGCGAGCGCCGGAATTGAGGATCGAGTCTATTGGCCGGGGATGGTGACAGGCGACGCCAAATGGGGAGCATTCTTTGCCTCGGAGGCGTTCATCCTGCCATCGCACCAGGAAAACTTCGGCATTGCCGTTGCCGAAGCCCTGGCTTGCGGCAAGCCGGTGCTGCTCGCCGACAAGGTGAATATCGCTGAGGAGATCTCGGAAGACGGCGCCGGGCTGATGGAGTTAGACACTCCGGATGGAACGCTGCGACTGCTGCAGGGATGGATCGGGATGACCGTAGCCGAGAGACAGCGCATGGCCGAACTTGCCTACCAGTGCTTCCACCGCCGATACGACATGCGAGAGAATGCGAAGGCAATCATCCGGTTGTTTGGAACCGCCACGATTCTTACCCCCGCTGCGGTTGAATCGGAATAGGGAAAAGCGCCGATGCCAAAGCAGATTCACTACAACGCGGCGGACCACATCTCTGCGGCGACAGCTGCGGACCCTTACCTGCGGCCTGCATTCTCCTTTCGCGACCGGCTGCGACGGCTCAACTGGAATATCTGTTGGGCGATACTCTATAGAACGTCACCAAGACCGTTACATTCATGGCGGTCCTTTCTTTTGCGCCTGTTTGGAGCACAGATGGGGCAGAACTGCCACTTCTATCCCAAATCGAAGGTATGGGCACCATGGAACTTGATCTGTGCCGACCAGGTCACCGCAGGAGACGGCGTCGAGATCTACAACCCTGCTCCAGTCACGTTGGGATCGCATGCAATTCTCTCGCAGGAAGCATACCTGTGCGGAGCAACCCACGACTATGACGATCCTGCATTCCCATTGATCGCCTATGCGACGAAGATCGGCCCCTATGCATGGGTGTGTGCGCGGGCTTCCGTAGCGCCCGGCGTCAACGTTGGTGAGGGTGCAGTCCTTGGGCTTGGATCGGTTGCTACACGAACCCTCGAAGCCTGGACCGTCTACGCAGGCGTCCCCGCTGTCAAAGTGAAGGACAGAAAACAATTCCCCGTCGGCTCCTCGGACAGGCAATAGCAAAGCGCAAAAAACAAAAAGCAGGACCGAAGTCCTGCTAATCCTGCTTCCATTCGTTGAATACGGAGGAGGTAGATTAACCGCGCAGCTTTGCCAGAAGGTCGGTGGGGTGGACCGGCTTCGCGAGAATCTCAAACTCGTGCCCCTGCGAGCGGGCCTTTTCGAGCAGATCGGCAGTAGCTGCCTGACCGGAAAAGAGAAGAATCTTACACTTCGGCAGTTTGCTGCGGGTGATGATCGCAGCCTCGATCCCGGTCATCCCGGTCATAATGACATCGCTTATCAGCATATCCGGCTGGAAGCTCTCAAGTAGTTCGATGGCCTTCTCTCCGCTGAACACGGCACGTGCCTCGAAGCCTGCCTGGTTGAGGATAATTGCCAGAGTATTCGCAATCACCTGCTCGTCGTCGGCGACCAGCACTTTGGGCTTCGGTGTTGCGGTTGATGTTGGATCTGCCATGCTGAGTATCCCCAAAAGTAGAAGGTTTCAATCTTCAGTTTTATTAGCGTCCGTAGCCGGTCTTTATGATCCGTCTACACGGTAAATGATACGCTGAGCGCAGAGATGGTTGTCAGACAACCACCACAATTCAAAGGGAACGCCTACTGTACTACAAATTTTCCTATGCAGCCAGCCATCATACGCGCCGAACGTGTCGAGAAATATTATGCGCAACCGAGCGAGAATCGCATCCAGGTCATCTCGCCGACCGACCTCTCCATTGTAAGGGGAGAGATCGTTGCATTGCTTGGGCCATCGGGCTCCGGCAAGTCCACGCTGCTCCGCATGTTGACAGGTCTGTCGACCCCCTCCGCGGGTGAAGTCTACTGGCACGAAAAACCCATTGCCACCGCCGAGGTAAACGTTTCAATTGTGTTTCAAAGCTTTGCGCTCTTCCCGTGGCTGACGGTTTTGGAAAATGTCGAAGCCCCCTTGAAAGCCCGAGGCATGGAGCCGGTCGAGCGGCGCAAACGCAGCAAGAAGATCCTCGACACGGTAGGTCTGGACGGCTTTCAGGCCGCCTATCCAAAGGAGCTCTCCGGCGGCATGCGGCAGCGCGTCGGCTTCGCCCGAGCACTCGTCGTAGAGCCCGAAGTCCTCTTCATGGACGAGCCATTCTCCGCACTCGACGTGCTCACGGCGGAGAACCTCCGCAGCGAACTCCTGGAGCTCTGGCAGAACAACACCATCCCGACACGCGCCATCTTCATCGTCACGCACAATATCGAAGAGGCCGTTCTCCTTGCCGACCGCATCATCGTGCTCGGCCGCAACCCCGGCCATGTCCGAACCGACTTCAAGGTTTATCTTCAACATCCACGCGACCGCAAAGCCACATCGTTCACGCAGCTCGTGGACTATATCTACAAGGTCCTCACCCAGCCCGACGCCCAACCCCCCGCGCTGCCGCAAACGTCAACCGGCAAGCCCGTTCGCGACCAGCGTCAAATGCACTACCAGATGCTGCCTCACGCGCGCCCCGGCGGAATCGCGGGTCTGCTCGAACTCGTCCTCGACCACAACGGCAAGGACGACATCTACCGCCTCGCCGACGACCTCGCCTTCGAGATTGACGACCTCCTCCCCATCGTCGACGCCGCTCAACTCCTCGGATTCCTCACCGTCACTGAAGGTGACGCAGCGATCACAGCCAGTGGCGCGGAGTACGCCAACTCGGAGATCCTGCGCCAAAAGGAGCTGTTCCGAAACGCTGCCGTCGAAAACGTACTGCTGCTCCGTCAGATCGTCCGCGCCATCGAATCCAAAAGCGACCGCAGCGTCCCCGAGGACTTCTTTCACGACATGCTCGACGAGCAGTTCAGCGAAGACGAGACACTGCGACAGCTCGAAACGGCGATCGGCTGGGGACGATACGCGGAACTGTTCGACTACGATGCCTCGCGCCGCCGCTTCATCCAATCTGAAAAGCTGCATCACGACGCAAACGCGGGCACCACTGCCGAGATCGACGCATGATCCACCTGCCCGATCGCTTCAGCCGATTCCAGCCGCGGGAGACCCTTGCCCGAACTCAGGTCCTTGAACGCGGCTGGCCTTTCTTCCTCGATCTCTGCATCGCGGCCATCGGCCTTGCCTGCTTCTACGCCGTCATCCGCATTGCCATGTTCTGGGCTGGCCGCCCTGAGCCTG is drawn from Edaphobacter lichenicola and contains these coding sequences:
- a CDS encoding ABC transporter ATP-binding protein is translated as MQPAIIRAERVEKYYAQPSENRIQVISPTDLSIVRGEIVALLGPSGSGKSTLLRMLTGLSTPSAGEVYWHEKPIATAEVNVSIVFQSFALFPWLTVLENVEAPLKARGMEPVERRKRSKKILDTVGLDGFQAAYPKELSGGMRQRVGFARALVVEPEVLFMDEPFSALDVLTAENLRSELLELWQNNTIPTRAIFIVTHNIEEAVLLADRIIVLGRNPGHVRTDFKVYLQHPRDRKATSFTQLVDYIYKVLTQPDAQPPALPQTSTGKPVRDQRQMHYQMLPHARPGGIAGLLELVLDHNGKDDIYRLADDLAFEIDDLLPIVDAAQLLGFLTVTEGDAAITASGAEYANSEILRQKELFRNAAVENVLLLRQIVRAIESKSDRSVPEDFFHDMLDEQFSEDETLRQLETAIGWGRYAELFDYDASRRRFIQSEKLHHDANAGTTAEIDA
- a CDS encoding glycosyltransferase; this encodes MRILHIIGTLNPEAGGPTESVRVLLSYGPIGYTGEVVTLDDPDAPYLRDFAFPVHALGPTNTTYGFNSKLLPWLKNNRHRFDGVVVNGLWQYCGFAAWRTLAGNTPYVVFTHGMLDPYFKHAFPLKHIKKWLYWVPFEYWILRGAYRVLFTSKAEKRLAEQSFWIHRWNAYVVPYGASGPTGDPEVQMRAFFTKCPQAKGKRFLLFLGRIHRKKGCDLLIDAFAKVAATDPDLYLVMAGPDSQNWSAKLKSTAASAGIEDRVYWPGMVTGDAKWGAFFASEAFILPSHQENFGIAVAEALACGKPVLLADKVNIAEEISEDGAGLMELDTPDGTLRLLQGWIGMTVAERQRMAELAYQCFHRRYDMRENAKAIIRLFGTATILTPAAVESE
- a CDS encoding LbetaH domain-containing protein, giving the protein MPKQIHYNAADHISAATAADPYLRPAFSFRDRLRRLNWNICWAILYRTSPRPLHSWRSFLLRLFGAQMGQNCHFYPKSKVWAPWNLICADQVTAGDGVEIYNPAPVTLGSHAILSQEAYLCGATHDYDDPAFPLIAYATKIGPYAWVCARASVAPGVNVGEGAVLGLGSVATRTLEAWTVYAGVPAVKVKDRKQFPVGSSDRQ
- a CDS encoding response regulator gives rise to the protein MADPTSTATPKPKVLVADDEQVIANTLAIILNQAGFEARAVFSGEKAIELLESFQPDMLISDVIMTGMTGIEAAIITRSKLPKCKILLFSGQAATADLLEKARSQGHEFEILAKPVHPTDLLAKLRG